A single window of Athene noctua chromosome 1, bAthNoc1.hap1.1, whole genome shotgun sequence DNA harbors:
- the RCBTB1 gene encoding RCC1 and BTB domain-containing protein 1 isoform X1, with protein MTHSSIMVDVGKWPIFTLLSPQEIASIRKACVFGTSANEAIYITHNDEVFVFGLNCSNCLGTGDNQSTIVPKKLEALCGKKISSLSYGSGPHVVLCTEDGEVYAWGHNGYSQLGNGTTNQGITPVQVCTNLLIKKVVEVACGSHHSMALSFDGDLYAWGYNNCGQVGSGSTANQPTPRRVSNCLQGKMVVGIACGQTSSMAVVNNGEVYGWGYNGNGQLGLGNNGNQLTPCRVAALHGVCILQIACGYAHTLALTDEGLLYAWGANTYGQLGTGNKSNQLSPVQIMMEKERVVEIAACHSAHTSAAKTQSGQVYMWGQCRGQSVILPHLTHFACTDDVFACFATPAVMWRLLSVEHEDFLTVAESLKKEFDSPETSDLKFRVDGKYIHVHKAVLKIRCEHFRTMFQSYWNEDMKEVIEIDQFSYPVYRAFLEYLYTDSVDLPPEDAIGLLDLATSYCENRLKKLCQHIIKRGITVENAFSLLSAAVRYDAEDLEEFCFKFCVNHLTEVTQTTAFWQMDGPLLKEFIAKASKCGAFKN; from the exons ATGACACACAGCAGCATCATGGTGGATGTAGGCAAGTGGCCAATATTTACCTTACTGTCACCTCAAGAAATAGCATCTATTCGGAAAGCATGTGTATTTGGTACATCAGCCAATGAAGCTATATACATAACGCACAATGATGAG GTATTTGTTTTTGGACTGAATTGCAGTAACTGTTTGGGAACTGGAGATAATCAGAGCACAATAGTACCAAAGAAATTAGAAGCCTTATGTGGAAAGAAGATTTCCAGTCTCAGTTACGGAAGTGGACCCCATGTTGTACTTTGCACTGAAG atgGTGAAGTGTATGCTTGGGGACATAATGGTTACAGCCAACTTGGGAATGGCACAACCAATCAGGGCATTACTCCCGTTCAAGTTTGCACAAATCTGTTAATAAAGAAAGTGGTGGAAGTAGCTTGTGGCTCTCATCATTCCATGGCACTGTCGTTTGATGGGGAT CTGTACGCTTGGGGCTATAATAACTGTGGTCAAGTTGGATCTGGATCTACAGCAAACCAGCCAACCCCTCGTAGAGTTTCGAACTGTTTACAGGGTAAAATGGTGGTTGGCATTGCTTGTGGTCAGACCTCCTCCATGGCTGTGGTAAACAATGGTGAG GTTTATGGCTGGGGTTACAATGGTAATGGTCAGCTTGGTCTTGGCAACAACGGCAACCAGCTAACGCCATGCAGAGTAGCAGCATTACATGGTGTGTGTATACTCCAG ATTGCCTGTGGCTATGCGCACACGCTAGCACTAACAGATGAGGGTTTGCTCTATGCCTGGGGAGCTAACACTTACGGGCAGCTGGGAACTGGCAATAAAAGTAACCAGCTAAGCCCAGTGCAGATCATGATGGAAAAAGAAAG GGTTGTGGAGATTGCAGCCTGCCACTCTGCTCACACATCAGCTGCCAAGACGCAGAGTGGCCAGGTGTACATGTGGGGCCAGTGCCGTGGGCAGTCCGTGATCCTTCCCCACCTCACTCACTTTGCCTGCACTGATGATGTGTTTGCTTGCTTTGCTACCCCCGCTGTTATGTGGCGTCTTCTATCAGTAG AGCATGAAGACTTTTTAACTGTAGCAGAGTCTCTGAAGAAAGAGTTTGACAGCCCAGAAACCTCAGATCTAAAGTTCCGTGTGGATGGGAAGTACATCCATGTTCAcaaagctgttctgaaaatcAG GTGTGAACACTTCAGAACCATGTTCCAGTCATACTGGAATGAGGATATGAAGGAAGTGATAGAAATAGACCAATTTTCTTATCCTGTGTATCGTGCCTTTCTTGAGTACTTGTATACAGACAGTGTTGACCTTCCGCCTGAAGATGCAATAG GGCTTTTGGATTTGGCTACTTCGTACTGTGAAAATAGACTGAAAAAACTGTGTCAACACATTatcaagagaggaattactgtggaaaatgcattttcattgctctctgctgctgtcagATATGATGCAGAG gacTTAGAGGAATTCTGCTTTAAGTTTTGTGTCAATCATTTGACGGAAGTGACACAAACTACAGCATTTTGGCAAATGGATGGTCCCCTGCTAAAGGAATTCATTGCTAAAGCCAGTAAATGTGGAGCCTTTAAGAACTGA
- the RCBTB1 gene encoding RCC1 and BTB domain-containing protein 1 isoform X2 — MTHSSIMVDVGKWPIFTLLSPQEIASIRKACVFGTSANEAIYITHNDEVFVFGLNCSNCLGTGDNQSTIVPKKLEALCGKKISSLSYGSGPHVVLCTEDGEVYAWGHNGYSQLGNGTTNQGITPVQVCTNLLIKKVVEVACGSHHSMALSFDGDVYGWGYNGNGQLGLGNNGNQLTPCRVAALHGVCILQIACGYAHTLALTDEGLLYAWGANTYGQLGTGNKSNQLSPVQIMMEKERVVEIAACHSAHTSAAKTQSGQVYMWGQCRGQSVILPHLTHFACTDDVFACFATPAVMWRLLSVEHEDFLTVAESLKKEFDSPETSDLKFRVDGKYIHVHKAVLKIRCEHFRTMFQSYWNEDMKEVIEIDQFSYPVYRAFLEYLYTDSVDLPPEDAIGLLDLATSYCENRLKKLCQHIIKRGITVENAFSLLSAAVRYDAEDLEEFCFKFCVNHLTEVTQTTAFWQMDGPLLKEFIAKASKCGAFKN, encoded by the exons ATGACACACAGCAGCATCATGGTGGATGTAGGCAAGTGGCCAATATTTACCTTACTGTCACCTCAAGAAATAGCATCTATTCGGAAAGCATGTGTATTTGGTACATCAGCCAATGAAGCTATATACATAACGCACAATGATGAG GTATTTGTTTTTGGACTGAATTGCAGTAACTGTTTGGGAACTGGAGATAATCAGAGCACAATAGTACCAAAGAAATTAGAAGCCTTATGTGGAAAGAAGATTTCCAGTCTCAGTTACGGAAGTGGACCCCATGTTGTACTTTGCACTGAAG atgGTGAAGTGTATGCTTGGGGACATAATGGTTACAGCCAACTTGGGAATGGCACAACCAATCAGGGCATTACTCCCGTTCAAGTTTGCACAAATCTGTTAATAAAGAAAGTGGTGGAAGTAGCTTGTGGCTCTCATCATTCCATGGCACTGTCGTTTGATGGGGAT GTTTATGGCTGGGGTTACAATGGTAATGGTCAGCTTGGTCTTGGCAACAACGGCAACCAGCTAACGCCATGCAGAGTAGCAGCATTACATGGTGTGTGTATACTCCAG ATTGCCTGTGGCTATGCGCACACGCTAGCACTAACAGATGAGGGTTTGCTCTATGCCTGGGGAGCTAACACTTACGGGCAGCTGGGAACTGGCAATAAAAGTAACCAGCTAAGCCCAGTGCAGATCATGATGGAAAAAGAAAG GGTTGTGGAGATTGCAGCCTGCCACTCTGCTCACACATCAGCTGCCAAGACGCAGAGTGGCCAGGTGTACATGTGGGGCCAGTGCCGTGGGCAGTCCGTGATCCTTCCCCACCTCACTCACTTTGCCTGCACTGATGATGTGTTTGCTTGCTTTGCTACCCCCGCTGTTATGTGGCGTCTTCTATCAGTAG AGCATGAAGACTTTTTAACTGTAGCAGAGTCTCTGAAGAAAGAGTTTGACAGCCCAGAAACCTCAGATCTAAAGTTCCGTGTGGATGGGAAGTACATCCATGTTCAcaaagctgttctgaaaatcAG GTGTGAACACTTCAGAACCATGTTCCAGTCATACTGGAATGAGGATATGAAGGAAGTGATAGAAATAGACCAATTTTCTTATCCTGTGTATCGTGCCTTTCTTGAGTACTTGTATACAGACAGTGTTGACCTTCCGCCTGAAGATGCAATAG GGCTTTTGGATTTGGCTACTTCGTACTGTGAAAATAGACTGAAAAAACTGTGTCAACACATTatcaagagaggaattactgtggaaaatgcattttcattgctctctgctgctgtcagATATGATGCAGAG gacTTAGAGGAATTCTGCTTTAAGTTTTGTGTCAATCATTTGACGGAAGTGACACAAACTACAGCATTTTGGCAAATGGATGGTCCCCTGCTAAAGGAATTCATTGCTAAAGCCAGTAAATGTGGAGCCTTTAAGAACTGA
- the ARL11 gene encoding ADP-ribosylation factor-like protein 11 → MGKLISKGHRKRDARVVMLGLDFAGKSTLLYKLKSGRAVETCPTVGFNVESLQTPCRISFTLWDVGGQDNLRASWLDYLEDTKTLIFVLDSTDTARLPEAMAALEEVLSQPSMAGVPVLLLANKQEVPGALAPAELGERLRWGQLARRRWVLQGCSAHTGQGLQEALAILGELLRGPEQSTLSQELPLAGPAGRRQALGQT, encoded by the coding sequence ATGGGGAAGCTGATCTCCAAAGGCCACCGCAAAAGAGATGCTCGAGTTGTCATGCTAGGGCTTGACTTTGCTGGCAAATCCACTCTTCTGTACAAACTGAAGAGTGGTCGGGCTGTGGAGACCTGCCCAACAGTGGGCTTCAACGTGGAGTCTCTGCAAACGCCCTGTCGCATATCCTTCACCCTCTGGGATGTTGGTGGACAAGACAACCTGCGGGCAAGCTGGCTTGACTACCTGGAAGACACCAAAACCCTCATCTTTGTGCTCGACAGCACAGACACGGCCCGTCTGCCCGAAGCGATGGCAGCGCTGGAGGAAGTGCTGAGCCAGCCCAGCATGGCTGGCGTCCCTGTCCTCCTCCTGGCCAACAAGCAGGAAGTGCCAGGAGCGCTGGCTCCCGccgagctgggggagaggctgcggtGGGGGCAGCTGgcgcgacgccgctgggtcctccAGGGGTGCAGCGCCCACACTGGACAGGGCCTGCAGGAAGCCCTGGCCATCCTGGGAGAGCTGCTGCGGGGCCCGGAGCAGAGCACTCTGTCCCAAGAGCTGCCCCTTGCAGGACCGGCGGGGAGGAGGCAAGCTCTGGGACAAACCTGA